From the genome of Winogradskyella forsetii, one region includes:
- a CDS encoding LamG-like jellyroll fold domain-containing protein, which yields MRAPTNLAQRLYILYSVFFLFTSFSFAQNPVDTTNAFNSINSSTTLDGKFQLYFDGVDDYVEDESLLSGWPEVSLMGWIKIDPTGTGNQILFGQDNFYFRIGGNRRLSIRANNTSLILNVGLPPNQWVHIGATYSDTSNSLKLYVNGEEVSQTTIDGALVTDTTPFSIGRKYEGPDHWHFKGRMDEVRLFNQALTTDEIQKVVYQEIENNGNIRGSEIPRDIHNLSWSNLIKYYRFDNYRGLVTDNFTTPDIDALTGATLHNMALAQIEPQSAPLPFITQSSGNLPTSLTNSIAGINGNDAVTYDWSIVRIRHNDVTFNNRQKHLGLFINETDSNSNPIEYHITDDSELNVSWYLKLDGFIDLEGESQLVQGDDSILDATSIGKIECDQQGTADTFTYNYWSSPVKIQNLTSNSFRIRDVMRDGSDPDNPVAINFSSSGYNGAATTPIKIADYWIWKYANYASGTYSAWQHLRRTGTILPGEGFTMKGPGTGEIGQRQNYVFEGLPNNGDINLILATDSDYLVGNPYPSAIDADQFIKDNGPEMGYDNRPLVGSEPLISGTLYFWEHWGGGSHMLQDYQGGYSTYNLSGAVKAAYKSSLNPTNAPDGFLTKRPGRYIPVGQGFFVTGNDSGVINFNNRQRVFKRENSASVFMRNSVNTASENNQESEDQTMEEDLRMKFRIGFKSVNTIRRQLLLTIDENTTPDADWAYDGEINENQIDDMYWLINDDAYIIQASNEAEISAVYPLGIKTDTDGINTIMIEALEHVPDDLNVYLHDIDLDLYHDLRASNYDIFLNAGQYHNRFEITFGTPEQILGIEDQTSNSIAVLYSHQLEKIVVINPNQVELKSMTLFNMLGQSVYSIDKLEHRNYSEYNIHNLSAGTYIVKLQTATDAAISKKIIMN from the coding sequence ATGAGAGCTCCAACCAATCTTGCTCAAAGACTGTATATATTATATAGTGTATTCTTTTTGTTCACAAGCTTCTCGTTTGCCCAAAATCCTGTTGACACAACTAATGCTTTTAACAGTATTAATTCAAGCACAACTTTAGATGGAAAATTCCAACTTTATTTTGATGGTGTAGATGATTATGTAGAAGATGAATCCTTATTAAGCGGATGGCCAGAAGTTTCACTAATGGGTTGGATAAAAATTGATCCGACAGGTACGGGAAATCAAATCCTATTTGGACAAGATAATTTCTACTTTAGAATAGGTGGCAACAGACGCTTATCGATCAGAGCAAATAACACAAGTTTAATATTAAATGTTGGATTACCTCCAAATCAATGGGTTCATATTGGTGCCACTTACAGTGACACATCCAATAGTCTTAAACTTTATGTTAACGGAGAAGAAGTCAGCCAAACAACTATCGATGGCGCTTTAGTTACCGATACCACACCTTTTTCTATTGGTAGAAAATATGAAGGACCAGATCATTGGCACTTTAAAGGTCGTATGGATGAGGTGCGACTATTTAACCAAGCGCTGACAACTGATGAAATTCAAAAAGTAGTCTATCAAGAAATTGAGAACAATGGAAATATTCGCGGTTCGGAAATCCCAAGAGACATCCACAATCTTTCTTGGTCCAATCTAATTAAATATTACCGCTTTGATAATTACAGAGGACTTGTAACAGATAACTTCACCACACCAGACATAGATGCTTTGACAGGAGCAACGCTTCACAACATGGCTCTAGCTCAAATTGAACCACAATCCGCACCACTGCCATTCATTACACAAAGTAGTGGAAATCTTCCTACGTCACTAACCAATTCCATTGCTGGTATTAACGGAAATGATGCCGTTACTTACGATTGGTCTATTGTAAGGATTAGGCACAATGATGTTACTTTCAATAATAGGCAAAAGCATTTAGGTTTATTTATTAATGAAACCGACAGCAATTCAAATCCCATAGAATATCATATTACGGATGACTCCGAACTTAACGTGTCTTGGTATTTAAAACTCGATGGTTTTATTGATCTCGAAGGCGAATCGCAATTGGTACAAGGCGACGATAGTATACTGGATGCTACGAGTATCGGTAAAATTGAATGCGACCAACAAGGCACAGCAGATACTTTTACATATAATTATTGGTCTTCTCCCGTGAAAATTCAAAATTTGACATCCAATAGTTTTAGAATTAGGGATGTGATGAGAGACGGTTCAGATCCTGATAACCCTGTTGCTATCAACTTTTCATCATCTGGATATAATGGTGCAGCCACCACTCCAATAAAGATTGCCGATTATTGGATTTGGAAATACGCTAATTATGCCTCTGGAACCTATTCAGCTTGGCAACATTTGAGACGAACAGGCACTATTCTTCCAGGAGAAGGGTTTACCATGAAAGGGCCAGGAACAGGTGAAATAGGTCAACGACAAAACTACGTTTTTGAAGGCCTTCCTAATAATGGTGATATCAATCTCATCTTGGCAACCGATAGCGATTATCTGGTTGGAAACCCGTATCCATCAGCAATAGATGCCGATCAATTCATTAAAGATAACGGTCCTGAAATGGGCTACGACAACAGACCCTTAGTAGGTTCTGAGCCTTTAATAAGTGGTACACTTTATTTCTGGGAACATTGGGGCGGAGGGTCGCACATGCTACAAGATTATCAAGGTGGTTATTCCACATATAACCTTTCTGGCGCTGTCAAAGCCGCTTACAAAAGTAGCCTTAATCCAACTAATGCACCAGATGGCTTTCTCACCAAACGCCCAGGACGCTATATTCCTGTTGGTCAAGGCTTTTTTGTTACAGGAAATGACTCAGGCGTTATAAATTTCAATAACAGACAACGTGTTTTTAAAAGAGAAAATAGTGCCTCTGTATTTATGCGCAATTCTGTTAATACGGCTTCTGAAAACAATCAAGAATCCGAAGACCAAACCATGGAGGAAGACCTTCGAATGAAATTCAGAATAGGCTTCAAATCTGTTAACACCATTCGTCGTCAACTCTTATTAACCATTGACGAAAACACTACACCAGATGCCGATTGGGCTTATGATGGCGAAATAAATGAAAATCAAATTGATGACATGTATTGGCTCATAAACGATGACGCCTATATAATTCAAGCGAGCAATGAAGCCGAAATCTCTGCGGTTTATCCATTGGGAATTAAAACGGACACCGATGGTATCAACACCATTATGATTGAAGCTTTAGAACATGTTCCAGATGATCTGAATGTTTATTTACACGACATCGATTTAGATCTCTATCATGATTTGAGAGCGAGTAATTATGACATTTTCTTAAATGCTGGCCAATATCATAATCGTTTTGAAATTACATTTGGTACGCCTGAACAAATATTAGGCATAGAAGATCAAACTTCCAATAGCATTGCTGTTTTGTACTCTCATCAACTTGAAAAAATTGTGGTCATCAATCCCAACCAAGTTGAATTAAAATCCATGACGTTGTTCAATATGTTGGGACAATCCGTTTACAGCATTGATAAATTAGAACACCGTAATTACTCCGAATACAACATACATAATCTTAGTGCAGGAACATATATTGTCAAGTTACAAACCGCAACAGATGCTGCCATAAGTAAAAAAATAATAATGAATTAG
- a CDS encoding PKD domain-containing protein, with amino-acid sequence MATKNIGTYTAPPDVSFVFNNDDVCSGQTVSFTSTVTGDAPFEYLWNFGDGDTSTQANPNHVFQELGCGTQTRNVTLTVTDDNGEVSTTSETITIKRRPSINFIDPDANFGTPFQNCNASTVEYAITVENDSNSDVCVTSYSINWGDGNSENDITFPIDHTYLTLGSFNMVISATGANGCTTNKTYLVSNSSNPTGGIVTPGGTVDLCLPVGPLEFKISTWGENPPDTLYDIDFGDGTSFILTQDDLESSIYYNSANPAASDNFPIPHTYTESNCPNFSYTILLDIITSCGTSNLTAGPITIYKRPDVSFDIDESACINVNVPITNTSTSGFNINCSTDANWFWDMGDGTTYTVFEPVHTYTASGTYTISLYAENYCGETDPVTQEICIEGPLNPAFTTNVDEGCSPLAITTTNSTDESVSCIVPTYLWEVIYTAEFCGTSESWSFTNGTDENSKNPSFQFDTAGTYELVMTATNSCGDFSTSQFIEVKQPPTVTIDPIEDACGSLTFNPVAVVDTCAPASDTVTYSWSFPGGSPATSDQLDPGIVEYTTVGDYTITFSITNGCGTTTETEMFSINNSPTITNTDTSQTICSGASTTAINLTSDDTSTTFSWVSNTPAGLTGYIPSGTASPIPVQTIINTTTNQITLEYTVTPEIDGCEGMPIDFSIVVEPAPLITMQPISDGVCQNGTTADLSVAYQGTGTPVYQWYENTVDNTTSGTAIAGATSATFSPPTATVGITYYYVIITFSSGGCNEIISDTAEIEVASAPQIDTQPLNTQSICEGGNSEALSVSVSGGSGTASYQWFSNSTNSNSGGTMISGATASSYTPPSFNTVGTFYYYVEISFVSNGCSMLISDVSEIEVVNDPVVTAQPLDFQSLCQNSTVQDLEVTVSGGLGTLSYQWYENTSNNTTSGTPIAGAISSTYTPLGTSVGTLYYYCIITQDVSGCEVTSAIAEVEISAGAQFSAQPISDELCIGETTAALHVAYTNGTGTATYQWYLNPANDTTTGTPITGATADTYNPEVNVTGTLYYYVIITFSSGGCTEIISNTAEIIVNETPFIDDSTALICSGNTFEFVPDTTNTGDIVPLNTLYTWTTPVVSPAGSITGATEQLTPIATVSQFLENTTTSPATVTYTVTPISGNCPGLDFEVVVTVNPSISVMSSVTQNLCYQVNTASIDISIVGGVPFTTGNAYNITWSGPNGFMSNDEDIFNLEAGDYTLNVEDDGGCPYSEIITITEPDELTFSSVDFDPETISCFDADDGNIGIDISGGTPPYAYTWTLGGAPFSADEDLTDLGPGIYTISVTDANNCGPIQMSFDIQEPDELQVTLDSKIDVLCFEDATGLINVNVIGGRTDYSFVWSGPNSFSSTNQNIDTLIAGIYNLTVTDNSGCTDTLEVEILQNDQIEIDLSVNQILCYGDNDGSITINSISGGVAPYNIAWSNLGTGNSQTNLSGGTYTITITDAENCERQFPVVIDEPPVFLIDPEITQMSCAGENDASITLNFVGGIDPVTLVWDDDATAGTERNNLAPGTYTVTITDGVPCVIQESFTINTLLPLAVSATITNALDCEDANSGALNLLIQGGTPPFDVFWSNGALTEDLIDVPPNTYIATVTDANGCMIEGSWEVTRFEPLVLNVDEQVDVNCDTQTIEQTFVAIASGGVPPFQYNWSSGTVSGLNNEFMTTDENGLVVLEVTDSFGCSTNYTFNVELTILGDADFETTSFGYLNYGVYAIQDPIEFINTATGNYQTILWDFDDGSFSGEENPFHTYFTPGSYVVKQTVTYPYGCVYESTITLIIEEGYKLIMPDAFTPNEDGINDFFGPVSIGLNTLEMNVYDTWGSLIYNETGDAIRGWDGKVKDEDAENGNYYYTFTAKTFYGNDVKQQGAFVFIK; translated from the coding sequence ATGGCGACTAAAAACATCGGAACTTATACCGCACCACCAGATGTGAGTTTTGTTTTTAATAATGATGACGTTTGTTCGGGTCAAACGGTGTCTTTTACCTCTACAGTAACAGGCGATGCTCCTTTTGAATATCTTTGGAATTTTGGAGATGGTGATACTTCTACGCAGGCCAACCCAAATCATGTATTTCAAGAATTAGGATGTGGAACGCAAACCCGAAACGTAACCCTTACTGTAACCGATGACAATGGAGAGGTAAGCACAACTTCCGAAACCATAACTATAAAACGAAGACCTTCCATTAATTTTATTGACCCAGATGCAAATTTTGGGACTCCATTCCAAAACTGTAATGCTTCTACTGTAGAATATGCCATTACTGTTGAGAACGATTCAAATTCAGATGTTTGTGTCACTTCCTATTCGATAAATTGGGGTGACGGAAATTCAGAAAATGATATAACATTTCCAATTGATCATACGTATCTCACCTTAGGCTCATTTAATATGGTAATTAGTGCAACAGGCGCAAATGGTTGTACGACAAATAAAACTTATCTTGTAAGTAACTCTAGCAACCCTACTGGTGGAATAGTAACACCAGGAGGCACTGTTGATTTATGTTTACCTGTAGGTCCATTGGAATTTAAAATTAGTACTTGGGGAGAAAATCCACCTGATACATTATATGACATTGATTTTGGTGATGGTACATCATTTATTTTAACTCAAGACGATTTAGAATCTTCAATATACTACAATAGTGCTAATCCGGCTGCATCGGACAATTTCCCTATTCCTCACACCTATACGGAATCTAATTGTCCAAACTTCAGTTATACCATCCTTTTAGATATTATTACGTCTTGCGGAACGTCTAATTTAACGGCAGGACCTATTACGATATATAAAAGACCAGACGTGAGTTTTGATATTGACGAAAGTGCGTGTATAAATGTGAATGTTCCAATTACCAACACATCTACAAGCGGATTCAATATTAACTGTTCAACGGATGCCAACTGGTTTTGGGATATGGGAGATGGGACCACATATACGGTATTTGAACCTGTGCATACCTACACAGCTTCGGGAACCTATACCATATCATTATATGCTGAAAATTATTGCGGTGAAACAGATCCAGTTACCCAAGAAATATGTATCGAAGGACCGCTAAACCCAGCTTTTACAACAAATGTAGATGAAGGCTGTTCGCCATTAGCCATTACCACGACAAACTCTACAGATGAATCTGTCAGTTGTATAGTACCAACCTATTTATGGGAAGTCATCTACACTGCTGAATTCTGTGGCACGTCTGAATCGTGGAGTTTTACAAACGGTACAGACGAAAATTCAAAGAATCCTTCATTTCAATTTGACACTGCAGGGACTTACGAACTCGTCATGACAGCTACTAATTCATGTGGCGACTTTTCAACCTCTCAATTTATAGAAGTAAAACAGCCACCAACCGTAACAATAGATCCTATAGAAGATGCTTGTGGTTCGCTTACGTTTAATCCAGTTGCCGTAGTTGATACCTGTGCACCTGCTTCAGATACTGTAACCTATAGCTGGTCGTTTCCTGGAGGTTCGCCGGCCACTTCAGATCAATTGGATCCTGGAATCGTTGAATATACAACCGTCGGAGATTATACCATCACCTTCAGTATAACCAATGGTTGTGGAACAACTACGGAAACAGAAATGTTTTCTATTAACAATTCTCCTACCATTACAAATACGGATACGTCCCAAACCATTTGTTCAGGGGCATCCACAACAGCTATCAATCTGACTTCAGATGACACCAGCACCACATTTAGTTGGGTGTCCAATACGCCTGCAGGTCTTACAGGTTATATCCCAAGCGGAACGGCCAGCCCCATTCCTGTGCAAACCATAATTAATACGACCACAAATCAAATAACCTTAGAATATACAGTGACACCAGAGATTGATGGATGCGAAGGCATGCCAATCGATTTTAGTATTGTTGTAGAACCTGCGCCTTTGATAACGATGCAGCCGATATCAGATGGTGTTTGCCAAAATGGGACCACAGCTGATTTATCAGTGGCTTACCAAGGCACGGGAACTCCAGTTTATCAATGGTATGAAAACACGGTTGATAATACCACATCAGGAACCGCAATTGCAGGCGCAACCTCAGCAACATTTTCGCCACCAACAGCTACGGTTGGCATCACTTATTATTACGTTATTATTACATTTTCTTCTGGAGGTTGTAACGAAATTATATCTGATACCGCAGAAATTGAAGTTGCCAGTGCACCTCAAATCGATACACAACCATTAAATACACAATCGATTTGTGAGGGAGGAAATTCAGAAGCGCTGTCGGTTAGCGTTTCTGGAGGATCAGGAACGGCTTCATATCAGTGGTTTAGCAATTCCACGAACAGTAATTCTGGTGGTACCATGATTTCGGGTGCTACAGCTTCAAGTTATACACCACCTTCTTTTAATACAGTTGGTACTTTTTATTATTATGTTGAAATCTCTTTTGTGTCCAATGGCTGTTCAATGCTTATAAGTGACGTATCAGAAATTGAGGTCGTTAATGATCCTGTGGTAACGGCACAACCCTTAGATTTTCAAAGTTTATGTCAGAATTCAACAGTTCAGGATTTAGAAGTAACGGTTTCAGGTGGTTTAGGTACACTATCCTATCAATGGTATGAGAATACTTCAAACAATACAACCTCTGGAACACCAATAGCAGGAGCAATTTCAAGTACCTATACACCTCTAGGAACTAGCGTCGGAACACTTTATTATTACTGTATCATTACACAAGATGTGTCAGGCTGTGAAGTTACAAGCGCTATTGCTGAGGTTGAAATTAGCGCTGGCGCACAATTTAGCGCACAACCTATTTCAGATGAATTATGCATCGGAGAAACTACGGCTGCATTGCATGTAGCTTATACGAACGGGACAGGAACAGCGACCTACCAATGGTATCTCAATCCTGCCAATGATACCACAACCGGAACGCCTATTACAGGCGCAACAGCAGATACGTATAATCCTGAGGTTAATGTGACAGGAACCTTATATTATTATGTGATTATTACCTTCAGTTCTGGCGGTTGTACCGAAATCATATCCAATACAGCTGAAATTATAGTGAATGAAACGCCTTTTATTGATGATTCAACGGCTTTGATTTGTAGCGGAAATACTTTTGAGTTTGTACCAGATACAACAAATACAGGTGATATTGTGCCTTTAAATACATTATATACATGGACCACTCCAGTAGTGAGTCCTGCAGGAAGCATTACAGGGGCAACGGAACAATTGACACCAATAGCTACGGTTTCTCAATTTTTAGAGAATACAACTACGAGTCCAGCGACGGTAACGTATACGGTAACGCCAATCTCAGGAAACTGTCCAGGGTTGGATTTTGAAGTGGTGGTAACGGTTAATCCTTCCATTTCTGTAATGTCTTCCGTAACCCAGAATTTATGTTATCAAGTCAATACGGCATCCATAGACATCAGCATTGTTGGTGGCGTGCCTTTTACAACAGGAAATGCATATAACATCACTTGGTCAGGACCTAATGGTTTCATGAGTAATGACGAAGATATTTTTAATCTTGAAGCTGGTGATTATACCTTGAATGTTGAAGATGATGGTGGTTGTCCGTATTCAGAAATAATAACGATTACCGAACCTGATGAACTCACATTCAGTAGCGTGGATTTTGATCCAGAAACCATTTCATGTTTTGATGCGGATGATGGGAACATAGGAATCGATATTTCTGGAGGCACGCCTCCTTATGCCTACACCTGGACTCTAGGTGGAGCACCATTTTCTGCGGATGAGGATTTAACGGATTTAGGACCTGGTATTTATACAATTTCAGTGACCGATGCTAATAATTGTGGTCCCATACAAATGAGCTTCGACATCCAAGAGCCAGATGAACTGCAAGTCACGCTAGATTCTAAAATTGATGTGCTATGTTTTGAGGATGCCACAGGACTAATAAATGTAAATGTCATAGGTGGCCGAACCGATTATAGTTTTGTTTGGTCTGGACCGAATAGTTTTTCAAGTACAAATCAGAATATTGATACCTTAATTGCAGGAATTTATAATCTTACGGTTACGGATAATTCAGGCTGTACAGATACTTTGGAAGTAGAAATCCTTCAAAATGACCAGATAGAAATAGATCTTAGTGTGAACCAAATTTTGTGCTATGGCGATAATGATGGCTCCATAACGATTAATTCAATTTCAGGAGGTGTGGCGCCTTACAACATCGCTTGGAGTAATTTAGGGACTGGAAATAGTCAGACGAATTTATCTGGTGGGACTTATACCATTACCATAACAGATGCTGAAAATTGTGAACGGCAGTTCCCTGTGGTAATCGATGAACCTCCTGTGTTTTTAATTGATCCTGAAATCACACAAATGTCTTGTGCCGGCGAAAATGATGCGAGTATCACCTTGAATTTTGTCGGTGGCATTGATCCTGTAACGCTTGTTTGGGACGATGATGCCACAGCGGGTACAGAACGAAATAATTTAGCCCCTGGAACCTATACGGTTACCATAACGGATGGTGTGCCTTGCGTTATTCAAGAAAGTTTTACCATTAATACGCTTTTGCCATTAGCGGTTTCTGCAACCATTACCAATGCTTTGGATTGTGAAGATGCCAATAGCGGAGCGCTTAATTTGCTGATACAAGGTGGTACGCCGCCTTTTGATGTGTTTTGGTCCAATGGAGCGCTAACGGAAGATTTAATAGACGTTCCTCCAAACACCTATATCGCCACGGTAACGGACGCCAATGGTTGTATGATTGAAGGCAGTTGGGAGGTGACCCGTTTTGAACCTTTGGTTTTAAATGTTGATGAACAAGTGGATGTAAATTGTGATACGCAAACTATAGAACAGACTTTTGTGGCCATCGCAAGTGGAGGTGTGCCACCATTTCAATATAATTGGTCTAGCGGAACCGTTAGTGGCCTTAATAATGAATTTATGACGACTGACGAAAATGGTTTAGTGGTTTTAGAGGTGACGGATAGTTTTGGCTGTTCAACCAATTACACCTTTAATGTGGAATTAACCATTTTAGGCGATGCCGATTTCGAAACCACGTCCTTTGGCTATTTAAACTATGGTGTTTATGCCATTCAAGATCCTATTGAATTCATCAATACAGCAACAGGAAATTACCAAACCATCCTTTGGGACTTTGACGATGGCAGTTTTTCAGGAGAAGAGAATCCATTTCATACCTATTTTACACCTGGTAGTTATGTGGTAAAACAAACCGTCACCTATCCTTATGGATGTGTGTATGAAAGCACAATAACGCTCATCATTGAGGAAGGCTATAAATTGATAATGCCAGATGCCTTTACACCAAACGAAGATGGTATTAATGATTTCTTCGGGCCTGTTTCCATTGGGCTCAACACTCTAGAAATGAATGTGTATGACACTTGGGGAAGCCTCATTTATAATGAAACTGGCGATGCTATTAGAGGTTGGGACGGTAAAGTAAAGGATGAAGATGCCGAAAACGGTAATTACTATTACACGTTTACAGCCAAGACCTTTTACGGAAACGACGTTAAACAACAAGGCGCTTTTGTATTTATCAAATAA
- a CDS encoding PorP/SprF family type IX secretion system membrane protein, with product MTIRTQITIFIAVLLGLNAMAQDPIFTQSNYIQETINPGFSGFEDNDRISAGILTRTQWPNLDLRVSTQYFYINKSYESRNSSGSGIGFSALWQNESFSNYNFYQANVNYMHRVNLNGGWFFRPALEVGFGFKDIGFNSLTLADQININTGAIAPVSVDPFSGNTENVFFFDVSSGFVFEKQGYNGDTYWFGISAKHLNRPNISFLRDGNVPLDIFYSIHGNYRFPFMVDYHMMLTANYMQQGQYNRLDVGTLFQVNQFLLGVTAATNPARNDNNSHLVTSLNGFLGLEYTYFRFGLSYDANISKIGNTNGVYEFSLTYMSRCRSCPTNRNRKR from the coding sequence ATGACAATTAGAACACAGATCACCATTTTTATAGCGGTTTTATTAGGGTTAAATGCCATGGCCCAAGACCCTATATTCACACAATCCAACTATATACAAGAAACCATAAACCCTGGGTTTTCCGGATTTGAGGATAATGACCGAATTAGTGCCGGCATTCTAACGCGCACACAATGGCCCAATTTGGATTTAAGGGTGAGCACACAATATTTCTATATCAATAAATCCTACGAAAGCCGAAATAGTTCAGGTTCCGGCATAGGGTTTAGTGCGCTCTGGCAAAATGAATCCTTTAGCAATTATAATTTTTATCAGGCGAATGTCAATTATATGCATCGTGTGAATCTTAATGGCGGATGGTTTTTTAGACCAGCGCTGGAAGTGGGCTTTGGGTTTAAGGATATCGGGTTTAATAGCTTGACGCTTGCCGATCAAATTAATATTAATACAGGAGCGATTGCACCAGTGTCTGTAGATCCCTTTAGTGGCAATACCGAAAATGTATTCTTTTTTGATGTGTCGTCAGGATTTGTATTTGAAAAACAGGGTTATAATGGTGACACCTATTGGTTTGGGATTTCAGCCAAACACCTCAACCGACCAAATATTTCCTTTTTAAGAGATGGGAATGTGCCGTTGGATATATTCTATTCCATCCATGGGAATTATCGGTTTCCGTTTATGGTTGACTATCATATGATGCTGACGGCTAACTATATGCAACAAGGCCAGTATAACCGTTTGGATGTTGGGACCTTGTTTCAAGTGAATCAGTTTTTGTTGGGAGTTACTGCGGCTACAAATCCAGCCCGAAATGATAATAACAGTCATTTGGTCACCTCACTAAATGGATTTCTTGGTTTGGAATATACCTATTTTAGATTCGGCTTGTCCTATGATGCCAATATTTCAAAAATTGGAAATACCAATGGCGTTTACGAATTTTCGCTAACCTATATGTCGCGCTGTCGTAGCTGTCCGACGAATCGTAATCGAAAGCGGTAA
- a CDS encoding SLC13 family permease, with protein MKTTKQNIGLFLGPLLFIGIKLFFHPAGLDASANAILASTAWIAVWWITEAISISVTALLPIVLFPLSGGISISETTASYGHKYIFLFLGGFILAIAIEKWNLHKRIALNIIKLVGTNVSRIILGFMIATALLSMWISNTATAVMILPVGIAIVLQLQDNPNTKANENLIFGKALMLAIAYSASIGGMATLIGTPPNLVLAGVVESTYHTEITFSQWFMFGFPISIVLLLICWFYLTRFAFKFEQKEFPGGRKEIEKQLKALGNISYEEKAVLVVFICAVIAWISRSFVLSKWLPAIDDTIIAIMAALVLFLIPNRKKIDALISWTDAVKLPWGILLLFGGGMALATGFETSGLAAWLGNQLTSLIGVSVFILLLVLIASVNFLTEITSNMATTAMLLPVLVALAAVLNIHPYILLVSATLAASCAFMLPVATPPNAVVFGSGYLKIEDMVRKGIWMNVISIILVTLIVYFILPLVWDLG; from the coding sequence ATGAAAACAACCAAACAAAACATAGGGCTCTTTTTAGGACCACTTTTATTTATTGGCATTAAATTATTCTTTCATCCTGCAGGTTTGGATGCTTCCGCCAATGCGATTTTAGCTTCAACCGCTTGGATTGCTGTTTGGTGGATTACCGAGGCTATTTCCATATCAGTCACGGCCTTATTACCCATTGTTTTGTTCCCATTGTCCGGTGGTATTTCCATAAGTGAAACCACAGCGTCTTATGGTCATAAATACATTTTCCTCTTTCTGGGCGGTTTTATACTCGCCATTGCTATTGAAAAATGGAACTTGCACAAACGCATTGCCTTAAATATCATTAAATTGGTGGGCACTAATGTTAGCCGAATTATTCTTGGGTTTATGATAGCGACGGCTTTGTTATCCATGTGGATTTCCAATACCGCAACAGCTGTTATGATTTTGCCTGTAGGTATTGCTATTGTATTACAACTTCAGGATAATCCGAATACCAAAGCCAACGAAAATCTAATCTTCGGAAAAGCATTGATGTTGGCCATTGCCTATAGCGCTTCCATTGGAGGTATGGCCACCCTTATTGGAACGCCTCCAAATTTGGTTTTGGCTGGTGTAGTAGAAAGCACCTATCATACCGAAATCACTTTTTCACAATGGTTTATGTTTGGGTTTCCCATCAGTATAGTGCTGTTGTTGATATGTTGGTTTTACCTCACCCGATTCGCTTTTAAGTTTGAGCAAAAAGAGTTTCCTGGCGGCCGAAAAGAAATTGAAAAACAACTGAAAGCTTTAGGTAACATCTCTTATGAAGAGAAAGCGGTCTTGGTGGTATTTATTTGCGCTGTCATAGCATGGATCTCTCGTTCGTTTGTACTTTCTAAATGGTTACCTGCCATTGATGATACCATTATAGCCATTATGGCGGCCTTGGTGTTGTTTTTAATTCCTAATCGTAAAAAAATCGATGCGCTTATTTCATGGACTGACGCCGTAAAATTACCTTGGGGCATTTTATTGCTCTTTGGTGGCGGCATGGCCTTGGCAACCGGTTTTGAAACTAGTGGATTGGCAGCATGGCTTGGGAATCAATTAACCTCGTTGATTGGCGTTTCCGTTTTTATATTACTATTGGTATTGATTGCTTCCGTCAACTTTTTAACCGAAATCACCTCCAATATGGCTACGACGGCGATGCTTTTACCTGTATTGGTGGCCTTGGCTGCCGTACTCAATATTCACCCTTATATATTACTGGTTAGTGCCACCTTAGCCGCTTCTTGCGCGTTTATGCTACCTGTGGCTACTCCGCCTAATGCTGTGGTCTTTGGCTCGGGCTATTTGAAAATTGAAGATATGGTGCGGAAAGGGATTTGGATGAATGTGATATCGATTATTCTGGTGACCTTAATTGTGTATTTTATTCTGCCTTTGGTTTGGGATTTGGGGTAG